One part of the Drosophila teissieri strain GT53w chromosome 3R, Prin_Dtei_1.1, whole genome shotgun sequence genome encodes these proteins:
- the LOC122620127 gene encoding neprilysin-1 isoform X1 yields MEDRNRIWTTGNINHGFFGDNLQQQPLPLQRLQTPGNLSLLAAPIRANGSGNGNATANGHGQHSATESANGKQLPFEPVSSHLIGIQSKFRRSYYHKVVLGGLVALVIILLIAIIVVSLGLKKSSSICRSKECIRTAASLIYAMDEQTDPCEDFYKFTCGRWANEHPRPDSVTSNDWFRERQAHIMRVVREFLRSNITKSEPEAVGKAKTMYRACMDTKLLDKRDLEPLINYLLRFGLPILPSALNLTLGSGSKYATEAANIKYNWLQSIVSIKQHLTMDLLIGFDVFPDPFNRTINRIALGTPETDSAFPFNNDDSHKMLRKIHRKTIFMQNSDDEDDTEEDRESEEEEAAKQTSTGMTAYLYYVRKVIEKYLLYVDPNVNQEEATLGITELVKQGVKVARKVHEFKENAENMTKPSKNPADDIVYITLQDLQNQTDKNIAPKTLPIWVRYMELILKGTRHAGNIQMTQNLTIVTSQADISYLQSLVEYLEETPPSHIESYLFLSTIEELVLHTSSAMRLLHSEYMRVAIGTEGSTPRSLYCANGVNSLLGMAVSYVLADADFTKEKLPKVERMLSDIRRSFDRLVKSTSWMDAATKRKTIQKSAEMKSFIGFPPWLRNATVLNAYYEGAEVNASTHLENLMDFVHWQMMDKLNEMDKPEPIGWATSPSNVNAFHTFQSNAITVPIAILQYPFYDLGLEALNYGSIGTILGHELTHGFDDSGRRFDRAGNMVEWWSNGTIDEYVNRTECFVEQYSRYHLADIDEYIDGELTLGENIADNGGMREAFYAYRLYVKEVGRERSKLPGLEHYSHEQLFFISFGNLWCETYTPAASRYALSDSHCPGQMRLRGVLSNSEEFARTFKCARGTPMNPNQPKCRIW; encoded by the exons GTAACCTGAGCCTTCTTGCGGCACCCATTCGAGccaatggcagtggcaatggAAACGCAACTGCCAATGGACATGGACAGCATTCGGCCACGGAGAGTGCGAATGGAAAGCAGCTGCCCTTCGAGCCCGTATCCTCGCACCTAATTGGCATACAATCCAA GTTTCGTCGGAGCTATTACCACAAAGTGGTGCTGGGCGGACTGGTGGCCCTCGTAATCATTCTGCTCATAGCAATCATAGTCGTAAGCCTAGGCC TTAAGAAATCCAGCTCGATTTGCCGGAGCAAGGAGTGCATCCGCACAGCGGCCAGCCTCATCTATGCGATGGACGAGCAGACTGATCCCTGCGAGGACTTCTACAAATTCACCTGTGGCCGGTGGGCCAACGAGCATCCGCGTCCGGATTCGGTGACCTCGAACGATTGGTTCCGGGAGCGTCAGGCGCACATAATGCGTGTGGTGCGCGAGTTCCTCCGCTCGAATATCACCAAATCGGAACCGGAAGCGGTGGGCAAGGCGAAGACCATGTACAGAGCCTGCATGGATACGAAGCTGCTGGACAAGCGGGATCTGGAGCCACTGATTAACTATCTGCTGCGTTTCGGACTACCCATTCTGCCCTCCGCCTTGAATCTCACCCTGGGAAGTGGCTCCAAATATGCCACAGAGGCAGCCAATATTAAATACAACTGGCTGCAGTCCATTGTGTCCATTAAACAACATCTCACAATGGATCTCCTCATAGGGTTCGATGTCTTTCCGGATCCGTTTAACCGCACCATTAACCGCATTGCCCTCGGAACTCCAGAGACTGATTCGGCGTTTCCCTT CAACAACGACGACTCCCATAAAATGCTCCGAAAGATCCACCGCAAGACCATTTTCATGCAGAACAGCGACGATGAGGACGACACCGAGGAGGATCGGGagagcgaggaggaggaggcggccaAGCAGACCAGCACGGGAATGACCGCCTATCTCTACTACGTCCGGAAAGTCATCGAGAAGTATCTGCTTTACGTGGACCCGAATGTTAACCAAGAGGAGGCCACTCTGGGCATCACCGAGTTGGTCAAACAGGGCGTTAAAGTCGCAAGGAAGGTGCATGAG TTTAAAGAGAACGCTGAAAACATGACCAAGCCATCGAAGAACCCGGCAGATGACATTGTCTACATTACCCTGCAGGATCTGCAGAACCAAACTGACAAGAACATTGCACCCAAGACACTGCCCATCTGGGTGCGTTACATGGAATTGATTCTGAAGGGCACTCGCCACGCCGGCAATATCCAGATGACCCAGAACCTGACAATAGTAACCAGCCAGGCAGACATCTCGTATCTGCAGAGCTTGGTGGAGTATCTGGAGGAGACGCCACCATCCCACATCGAATCCTATCTGTTTCTGAGCACCATCGAGGAGCTGGTTCTGCACACATCCAGTGCGATGCGATTGCTCCACTCGGAGTACATGCGGGTGGCCATTGGAACAGAGGGCAGCACCCCGAGATCCCTCTACTGCGCCAATGGAGTAAACAGTTTGCTGGGAATGGCAGTGAGCTATGTCCTGGCCGACGCGGACTTCACCAAGGAAAAGCTGCCTAAAGTCGAGCGAATGCTGAGTGATATTCGACGCTCCTTCGATCGCCTGGTGAAGTCCACGTCTTGGATGGATGCGGCCACCAAGAGGAAAACCATTCAAAAGTCAGCTGAGATGAAGAGCTTTATCGGATTTCCCCCCTGGCTGCGAAATGCCACCGTGCTAAATGCCTATTACGAGGGGGCGGAGGTGAATGCCAGCACCCACCTGGAGAACCTCATGGACTTCGTCCACTGGCAGATGATGGACAAGCTGAACGAAATGGATAAGCCGGAGCCCATTGGCTGGGCCACCTCGCCTTCGAATGTAAATGCGTTTCATACGTTTCAATCGAATGCAATCA CTGTGCCCATTGCCATTCTGCAATACCCGTTTTACGACCTTGGTCTAGA GGCGCTCAATTACGGCTCGATTGGAACCATCCTGGGCCACGAGCTCACACACGGCTTCGACGACAGCGGCAGGAGGTTCGACCGCGCGGGGAACATGGTCGAGTGGTGGTCAAATGGGACCATCGACGAGTACGTCAATCGCACGGAGTGCTTTGTGGAGCAATACAGCCGCTACCACCTCGCGGACATTGATGAATAT ATTGATGGCGAACTGACGCTGGGCGAGAACATCGCCGACAACGGCGGCATGCGGGAGGCCTTCTACGCGTACCGCCTCTACGTGAAGGAGGTTGGACGCGAGCGGTCCAAGTTGCCCGGACTGGAGCACTATTCCCACGAGCAGCTCTTCTTCATCTCGTTCGGGAATCTGTGGTGCGAGACCTACACGCCAGCTGCATCGCGTTACGCCCTCAGCGATTCTCATTGCCCGGGACAGATGCGCTTGCGGGGAGTGCTCTCGAACTCGGAGGAGTTTGCCAGGACCTTCAAGTGCGCCCGCGGTACCCCCATGAATCCCAACCAGCCCAAGTGCCGCATTTGGTAG
- the LOC122620127 gene encoding EEF1AKMT4-ECE2 readthrough transcript protein isoform X2 — MEDRNRIWTTGNINHGFFGDNLQQQPLPLQRLQTPGNLSLLAAPIRANGSGNGNATANGHGQHSATESANGKQLPFEPVSSHLIGIQSKFRRSYYHKVVLGGLVALVIILLIAIIVVSLGLKKSSSICRSKECIRTAASLIYAMDEQTDPCEDFYKFTCGRWANEHPRPDSVTSNDWFRERQAHIMRVVREFLRSNITKSEPEAVGKAKTMYRACMDTKLLDKRDLEPLINYLLRFGLPILPSALNLTLGSGSKYATEAANIKYNWLQSIVSIKQHLTMDLLIGFDVFPDPFNRTINRIALGTPETDSAFPFNNDDSHKMLRKIHRKTIFMQNSDDEDDTEEDRESEEEEAAKQTSTGMTAYLYYVRKVIEKYLLYVDPNVNQEEATLGITELVKQGVKVARKVHEFKENAENMTKPSKNPADDIVYITLQDLQNQTDKNIAPKTLPIWVRYMELILKGTRHAGNIQMTQNLTIVTSQADISYLQSLVEYLEETPPSHIESYLFLSTIEELVLHTSSAMRLLHSEYMRVAIGTEGSTPRSLYCANGVNSLLGMAVSYVLADADFTKEKLPKVERMLSDIRRSFDRLVKSTSWMDAATKRKTIQKSAEMKSFIGFPPWLRNATVLNAYYEGAEVNASTHLENLMDFVHWQMMDKLNEMDKPEPIGWATSPSNVNAFHTFQSNAITVPIAILQYPFYDLGLE; from the exons GTAACCTGAGCCTTCTTGCGGCACCCATTCGAGccaatggcagtggcaatggAAACGCAACTGCCAATGGACATGGACAGCATTCGGCCACGGAGAGTGCGAATGGAAAGCAGCTGCCCTTCGAGCCCGTATCCTCGCACCTAATTGGCATACAATCCAA GTTTCGTCGGAGCTATTACCACAAAGTGGTGCTGGGCGGACTGGTGGCCCTCGTAATCATTCTGCTCATAGCAATCATAGTCGTAAGCCTAGGCC TTAAGAAATCCAGCTCGATTTGCCGGAGCAAGGAGTGCATCCGCACAGCGGCCAGCCTCATCTATGCGATGGACGAGCAGACTGATCCCTGCGAGGACTTCTACAAATTCACCTGTGGCCGGTGGGCCAACGAGCATCCGCGTCCGGATTCGGTGACCTCGAACGATTGGTTCCGGGAGCGTCAGGCGCACATAATGCGTGTGGTGCGCGAGTTCCTCCGCTCGAATATCACCAAATCGGAACCGGAAGCGGTGGGCAAGGCGAAGACCATGTACAGAGCCTGCATGGATACGAAGCTGCTGGACAAGCGGGATCTGGAGCCACTGATTAACTATCTGCTGCGTTTCGGACTACCCATTCTGCCCTCCGCCTTGAATCTCACCCTGGGAAGTGGCTCCAAATATGCCACAGAGGCAGCCAATATTAAATACAACTGGCTGCAGTCCATTGTGTCCATTAAACAACATCTCACAATGGATCTCCTCATAGGGTTCGATGTCTTTCCGGATCCGTTTAACCGCACCATTAACCGCATTGCCCTCGGAACTCCAGAGACTGATTCGGCGTTTCCCTT CAACAACGACGACTCCCATAAAATGCTCCGAAAGATCCACCGCAAGACCATTTTCATGCAGAACAGCGACGATGAGGACGACACCGAGGAGGATCGGGagagcgaggaggaggaggcggccaAGCAGACCAGCACGGGAATGACCGCCTATCTCTACTACGTCCGGAAAGTCATCGAGAAGTATCTGCTTTACGTGGACCCGAATGTTAACCAAGAGGAGGCCACTCTGGGCATCACCGAGTTGGTCAAACAGGGCGTTAAAGTCGCAAGGAAGGTGCATGAG TTTAAAGAGAACGCTGAAAACATGACCAAGCCATCGAAGAACCCGGCAGATGACATTGTCTACATTACCCTGCAGGATCTGCAGAACCAAACTGACAAGAACATTGCACCCAAGACACTGCCCATCTGGGTGCGTTACATGGAATTGATTCTGAAGGGCACTCGCCACGCCGGCAATATCCAGATGACCCAGAACCTGACAATAGTAACCAGCCAGGCAGACATCTCGTATCTGCAGAGCTTGGTGGAGTATCTGGAGGAGACGCCACCATCCCACATCGAATCCTATCTGTTTCTGAGCACCATCGAGGAGCTGGTTCTGCACACATCCAGTGCGATGCGATTGCTCCACTCGGAGTACATGCGGGTGGCCATTGGAACAGAGGGCAGCACCCCGAGATCCCTCTACTGCGCCAATGGAGTAAACAGTTTGCTGGGAATGGCAGTGAGCTATGTCCTGGCCGACGCGGACTTCACCAAGGAAAAGCTGCCTAAAGTCGAGCGAATGCTGAGTGATATTCGACGCTCCTTCGATCGCCTGGTGAAGTCCACGTCTTGGATGGATGCGGCCACCAAGAGGAAAACCATTCAAAAGTCAGCTGAGATGAAGAGCTTTATCGGATTTCCCCCCTGGCTGCGAAATGCCACCGTGCTAAATGCCTATTACGAGGGGGCGGAGGTGAATGCCAGCACCCACCTGGAGAACCTCATGGACTTCGTCCACTGGCAGATGATGGACAAGCTGAACGAAATGGATAAGCCGGAGCCCATTGGCTGGGCCACCTCGCCTTCGAATGTAAATGCGTTTCATACGTTTCAATCGAATGCAATCA CTGTGCCCATTGCCATTCTGCAATACCCGTTTTACGACCTTGGTCTAGA ATAG